Sequence from the Carassius auratus strain Wakin chromosome 32, ASM336829v1, whole genome shotgun sequence genome:
ACGTTTGTGGGTTGGTAAAAATTCTTTACGTTTTTGAAGaaatttcggtagcactttattttacagtatgtgtactaacatgtacttatagtgaacttacagtgtatttatctacgaaagttctggtaacacagggtaactacatggggtagggttaggtttaggggtaggttcagggttagtacctagttattattacatagttattgtaattactataagtagtacatagtatgtacatgaggaacaggactgtaaaataaagtgctacccaaattTCTTATGCCCACCAAAGTTGTATTATCTGATAAAATATACAGCAAAAACGGTTACACTataaagtattattacaattgaaaataactgtgttctattttttattaaattttaaaatgtaatttattcctccagtcttcagtgtctcacgatccttcagaaatcaatctaatgtgctgatttgctgctcaagaaacatttcttattactatcaatgttgaaaaccaattttgaccaatttaaaatgtctttgtagAATGAAATtactaatttctttcaaaaaaaaaaaaaaaaagacttactgaccccaacattTTAATTGATAATATAAAGATTAACACTTATAATAAGTAAATGTAGGTTATACGTAAGTTATAGTTTTTCAATCTAGGCAAAACCAGTTGTAACAAAATCCACATCAGTCAACAGATGTTAAACATATTACTGAAACTCCGTAGTTGATATCGTTGACCATAAGGATAACATATACAGCTTTCTGATATTTCTCCTGTCGTTTTCCCAGGTGACATTCACAAAGAGGAAGTTTGGTCTGATGAAGAAGGCGTATGAGCTCAGTGTTCTGTGTGACTGTGAAATAGCCCTGATTATCTTTAACCGCTCCAATAAGCTCTTCCAGTACGCCAGCACAGACATGGACAAGGTCTTGCTCAAGTACACCGAATACAACGAGCCTCACGAGAGCAGAACCAACTCAGACATTGTAGAAGTAAGTGGCTACACATTTTTGACAACGTGGGAATTTCAAAAGCAGAATAAAATCTTAATTGCTATGTGCTTGTGACATTCCACAGTAGTGATCTTGATCCATTCTGAATCTTATGACCCATATCTGATTGAATCTCTCACAGAACGCCCTTGAACAGATTACACTAATGCATGTCGTAGCATCTGGAGATGCGGGGTGCATTTACTGATGCTGTAATACAGTTAGCAAACATTTGGGCCACATTTCAAGCATGCAGGCTGAAGTAATTATAGATCACTGTCTTCAGTGAGGCATGTGCTCAAATTACATATTCATTTTCACATACATTTGCTCTATTTATAATTAACATGTGATAGTGGCCAAGGTTATTCTattacctttattattatttattccatggtgaaaaaaaaaaacaattacgagatttaaactcagaattctggaaaaaaaaaatgtaagcgaAATTTAAACTAGAAATTGAATCAGAATTTTGAGCTATAgagttgcaatttttttttccatttcctgCCAGAAAAAGGGCTTccatagttttctatttgaatatattttgaaatgtaattcagTCCTGTGATGCAAGTTTCTGTACAGATGCCAGATTTAAAGGAAATAGTGAATGTGTGTTCAATGTCCAGCTATCTGTAGCTAAATGCTGGTGCCGAAGTCATGTGAACAGATTGTTTTTGAGTGGTGCTAATTGGTTGTAGCTAAAAATAAGGATCCAGTCTTATCCAACATTCATACTGAGGAAACCTGAGATACTATCAGTCAAGGACGTGGAACTCTTGGCGAGAGCTGCTCTCATTGGCCTCCATGAATCACAAATCACTTATGTGTACCAGAAATGCattctgaataaaaaacaaattatgtgTGCTACACACTTACTACTGAGGTTGTGATTTGCCTACAGGAATTTTGAGCCCAGTTGCCACTTTAATttgataataatttataatatgtatccaaatagaaattattttaaagatcGAAAAGGAGGGTCATCTAAGGAGAGAGAAAAGTATTAGACCTGCCTCTAAGTTACAATTAATTGTACCTCGGCGTTATAGGAAAAGTTTACCCAAATATGACAGTttactgaaaatgttctcaccctcaggccttccaagatatagatgagtttgtttcttcatcagagcagattttGGAGAACTTGCGCATTACATCACTCGCTCACAAGTGGATTTTTTTGCTGgtggaagcgttattatggatcatGTTTTTTTTAGCCAGAAACAGCATTGGTTTGAAATCCCTtaattaatgatggatttgttattTTTGCTTTCTCGTACAGTATGCGTCTCCTCTACAATTTCTGAATAGATTTAGTTGAAATTTCTAAGtgaattttgtgtaattttgtatttttgtatttatttatttttattggagTTTGACCATAGCAAATCCATTCTGCATTGATTACTGAATGACCAGGAAATTGGTCATAAAGTGCATTAACTTCTTCAACCTGGACTTCCTGTAGCCAATGATAATGATTTGAGTGTGATAGATCTAGTCAAAAATCTTCACTGCATATCACATTTTGGTTTTGATTTCCATAATATCAACACCTAAATTTGTTTATCAGATTAATTGAGATTCAGAACCTCTTATCTGAACTTTTCAACCTCTATCTGAGTCACGTGTAATGTAAGGCCCAGTTATAACTTTAAAGCACAGAGTTACAGCATTACAGACGCCTGAGGATGAGATAAGCTTCTGATTTCCATTCACTCTCATAAGGGCTCTTAAACTGCTGCAAGAAGGTCCTCAGTCTACTGTCCTGCACTAACACTTTTGCTTTAGGACTGTAATGTTCAGTAATAGGTAGGAAAATAtccaaaagaattaaaaaaaaaattattatacatgCAATATGATGAGGTCACATGAAACATAATAATGCCCACTTTATTTACatgctataaaaaaaatagaaggtAGTATTTAGTGTAGCTGAATACTGTATTTTGCTTTtggtttataattaataaaagtaaaatgtattttcaaagaaaaataatcaaCATTTCAAGCAGACTAAGccttatatttgtatttttttgcatatagACATTGAATATTATAGTGAATGTTAGAGTTTTAATGCCATCATATTGTACGTCTGTGCTGTTCCCTACAGGTGCTGAACAAGAAGGAACAAAGAGGTTGTGACAGCCCAGATCCAGAAGCTTCATATGTCCTCACGACTCACGCGGAGGAGAAATATCAGAAGATTAATGAAGAGTTTGACAACATGATGAGAAATCACAAAATTGTAAGAAAAGTGTAATGTATGTTTTTCATCTTGGCATCCCTGTTACactacactacttttcaaaagtttaggaCTTTTTGACTTTTTGACTCTTCAAATGCTCACCACACCACCTTAAAAATTACATAGCAACATCATTACAACCACTCCAAACACTCTAGCGCCTGCACACAGTAGGCAGCAACACTCTAAAAGCATCCAAAACAGGCAACCTCTGCTATTTAATCTAACTTATCCCTTGACATCTCTCTCACATCATCTTCTCTGTCTCTATCAGCCGGCTGCTTTGGGTCAGCAGAGTTACTCGATACCGCTGACTTTGCCCATCACAAACCCCACCATCCTGTCCTACTCTCTGGACACCCCAGTATCCCTCAGCGGGACGAATGTACTGTCTGTATCCTCCAACACTCCCCAGAGCAACAACAGCACTGCTGTCATGGGTCAGTATCTATTGTTCATCATTACCATGTGCTTTTGAATGCAATACCATCATGATGTGGTTTCCTGCACAACATACATAATAATGCTGTGGTGTACAATAGTAATTCCATGTTGTATTTTGAGGATGCTTGGAATACCATGTAAATACAGTGGTTGATATGCTAATCATTTATTTCCATggtaaatatctaaatatcatgGGATTGCCATTGCTTTGGTTCAGTCATAACTCCatttattccaaacctgtatgaatttctttcagctgttggacacaaaagaagatatttagaagaatgttggtaaccaaaaagttaacagtaaccattgacttccatggtattgtttcccatactatgaaagtcaatggctagtGTCAACTgtttggtagccattgacttctatagtgtAATGTTTACATACTATGTAAGTCAATGGTACTGTCAATTGCTTGGTTAACagtcttcttcaaaatatcttctttcgtgtTCAATAAGTGTAGAAGTGTAGAAGTCAGACAGACCAGCGAACTTGCTCTGCTCAAGCAGGTCAGATACTTGGGACCCAAAGCCAGGATTGCAACCACAGTGCCGCAGGACCCAGTGTAACTGAGATGTCTGTAGAAGTTAAAGGAAACTGCATGATGGAGAAGGTACCCAGTGAAAACAAGGATATCAGTCCACTAGAAGTACATCCCACAAAGCCAATGAGGAAGCAACCAGGTTAGTTCAACAAGATCAAGTGGCCTAAGGCAAATGATTGGATTGCTTGTTAGAGGAGTCAACTGTTAGAGCTTGAGTTGCAAAGCAGTGTCAAGAAAAACCTTAACAGCCTTGGAAAGATCACCTTTGAAGAATGCACAGGGAGGTTTGGCGAGGTCAGTAGGAAGGAGCCCACAGCCCCAAGGAAAGCAAGGAGAGAAAGGGAGATTGAGAATCAGCTCTGCCGGAACTAAAGGAAAGTGGCACCCAAGGAAAAAGTTGGCCTGAAGGAGCTGTGGGACGAACTTAAACAAATCTCTGCCAAGCTGCAAAGAGTGGCTACACTGCTCGGCTCCCCAGAGTATGTACAACATCTAGCCCTACCGACAGAGCCATTTGATACATGCCCACCTAAGTTACGAGAGGTGGAGGAGGTTATCAAGAAGGCATGGTCAGCATCAGCCCCGGGACTAATGGGCTTCCATATAAGCTGTACAAGAGCTGCCCCCAGGTGGTTAAGATACTGTGGTAGCTCATGAAAAGTCCCAGCAGAGTGGCAACAAGCTGTTGGTGTGTTCATTTCCAAAGAGTAGAACTCCAATACAATCAACCAGTTCTGAAACATTGCCTTGTTGAACGTGGAGGATGAGCAACTTTATCATGGGGAATGGATGCATTGACGCAAGCTACCAGAAGGTCGGAATCCCAGGCTTGTCTTTATGTATCAAGCATTCTTCTGTGATTTGGGATTAAATTCAGCATGCAAAGAGGGAGAAGAGCGACCTGCATGTGGTGTGGCTAGATCTTGCCAGTGCATATGGCTCAGTGCTGCACAAGCTGCTATAATTTGCCATGGAATTATTTTATGTCCCAGGTTGTGTGCAGAACATTATCACATTATACTTCAGCAACCTGTACATGTGCTTTACTCTGGAAGGCTAATCAACAGGATTGCAATGGCTGGAATGCGGGATTGCCATGGGGTGTGCCATATCCCCCATCCTATTTTTTTTAGCCTTCGAGGTAATCCTCAGAGGAGCCAGGCAAGTAGTCAGGGGCATCAAGCTACCATCAGGCGGGAGGCTTCCACCATTGAGGAGCTACATGGATGATGTAACAGGCACCCTTCGGACGGCTCCGTGCATGACCAGGCTCCTCAAGCGCTTTGACGAGCTGCTTAAATGGACAAGAATGAAGAGCAAGGCTGAAAAATCAAGAAGTCTCTCGATAAGGAAAGGCGTGCTGTATGTCAGGACCATCTTCGTTGTTGGAACCATTGAGAAGCTTGGTAATGCAGTACACCACAGATTTATCTGACATGCAGATGGGGAAGCTAGCCAGGCAACAACTTGCAGTGGGCTTGTCAAGAATTGAGCAAAGCCATCTGCCTGGGAAGCACAAAGTGTGGTGATACCAGCATGCATTAAACCAACGTGTGCTGTGGCCTCTAAAGGTCTGTAAAATTATTACTATTCCGGAGGTTAGCAGGAAGGACAGCCTTGCCAATAGCTACATTCAAAATTGGTTGGGATTGAAAGTCTCTTTGGCCGGAATATGCTGGAGCTCCCCATCAAATCCATCAGCCTAGGGTACAAGTAAGAGCTAGATTGTTCTGGAGCTAAAGGACTAGGAAATCAAGAGGTGATGGGGTTAGTCCAGACCGGTCAGTCTAGCCTAGGGTGGGGAGCACCACAGCAGCTCTGGTCTAAAGCCACCAAGAGGCAGCAGGAGACCATGGTGGTGGATGAAATTACCAGGCTGGAGCAGGAGTAAAGGCCATATCCAATGGCAGTCAAGGAGCCTGGACGCAATGGGACGTGACTGTGAACAGGCGCATTACCTGGGCAGTTAACTGGAGTACGCGGCAGTCAAGGCTCAGCTTCTGTTAAAGGCGACCTTTGACACCATCCCATGCCCCTGGAACCTCACCCAGTGGTTTGGAGACAAGGTAGGCTGCCCGCTGTGTGGCAACATAAAGACAAGCATCCAGCATATCTTATCAGGGTGCAAAGTGGCATTGATCCAGGGACACTTCAGGTGGCAAAGCCAAAGCAGGAACAACATCTCACCTGTTTAATGatccaaaagaaaaaataaattcatacaggttaggaacaatttaagggtgagtaaatgataacaaagtttcattttggggtgaactatcactttaaacaGTCATACAacggttttgtttgtttaattaatatcCATATGTTTAGATGGGATGCAAGACGCCACTCTTCCAAATGGTGTGCACTCCAGTTATGTGGGTAGGTACTTCCTTTTTTGGTTAACTTATACAATGTGTCCGAAAGTAATGATAAAGTTCAATTAAGGTGCCAGTCTATTTAAAGAACACACATTAAACATGTGATTTACTTCCCTGCATGCTGTGCAATTCTGTTTAAATGAAAGATAAAATTACAAACCATTCACAAATCATGCGAATGTTTTTAAAAGGTTGGATGTGTACATAGTTTACTGTAATTTACTGTATTACGGGTATGAAGCCATCAACTTGAAACTATACTGTACTGCACTTATATGGAGCATATAAATGAAAGTAGCTGAGAATGTGGCAGATCCTGTATGTGTATATTACAGTACGTGTTAATCACGGATGTTGATTGATGTGGTCAGGACGCGAAGTCATGACCTCATGCATGAAAAATTGATTTCCTTATCCACCACTTGTCCTTTCTGCGTTCCTTATTTGTCAGTTAATGAAATGCTCCaggttataaataatgttttttttatataatattatataatatatattatatattactagtatattatagtaaaaatatttcaaaatattattttatttattattatttttattgtagttttgatcaaataaatgcagccttgatgcaacacaagagacttcttcaaagaacattaaaaaatcttactgcccCCAAATTTTTTAACTGATCCTCCCCACCAAGTTGTACGTTTGATGTAAGCACACACTTTTAACCTATACCTCAcccaaattgtaataatatcccTTTTGTTGTGCCTCATTCAGCCAATGGATTTGTTGGCAGTTCAGAAGGAAACCGTATGGGAAGAGTTGTTTTGGCAAAATCTCAAGCGTCATCAACAGGGGGCCATAAACCTGATCTCAGAGTGCTCATTCCTCCTGTGTGCAAGCGCACTGTCTCTTCACTGGTGAGAGTTTGTTTTGTGTGCCATCAACAACATATCTACAGTGTGCCAGAGAAACATCCTGACAATAAGAAAGTATTGATGTCTGAAACTGTCCTTAAATCTATTTCTTGCAAGCCGCAAGAGGAAGGAAAGAAACATTTGGTAAGGggaatttgattatatttaattcagaaaagctttttaaaaatgactCATTAACTAGGTCATAAGAAATGTAAGAAAATCAGTATTGTTACAGCTGCCTTTTGTTTAACAGTTACATGCTAATTACAGGCCATCTAGTGGTTCAGGGaaacattaaaatcactgaaacctttatacactgctcagtttttagttaaaacaatatttaacagAAAATCTAGTCCCAAATATGATTAAGACATTTAAGACAAATCTGTgtacataaattattatatttttgctttgttcttctttgttttgttgtttgttcttttttaaacttgtttttgatttgctttgttttgttctgtttcgATTcctcttgttgttgttgttgttttttgtttgtttttttgcattcattcatttatttttgttttatttttgttgtgtttgttttaatttgtctgctttttctgttcattttgtttattttattgtgttattttgttttgctctgtttgttctgttctgttctgttctgttctgtgttgttttgttttttttcatttaatatagtgAGATTTAGTCATCTTAAGTTTGGCTAAAGTGCCCagattttttggtgttttttatgTTAGCTAATTAGCTGCACGTATCCATAATATCAGCTCCAACTTTTGTAAGTGATGTATGGTAGTCTGATTACACTGTCAAAACTGATCATTTTGAagagaaaacataaaaattaattaataatacagtGTTATTGTTGTCTGTAAGCAGCTTATTCCTTCACACAAATCAACCCCTATTGTTTCCACTGTGtcctttgtttatttaaacatcaGCAAATAGAGAACTCTCAGTCCAGCCAATCACTGACTACGCCTGTGGTATCCATGGCAACCCCCAGTCTGCATCCTCAGGGCCTTGTATACTCAGCCATGACCTCGTCATTCAGTACAGGTATATATAATTGACCTATACATAATAAATCATCTAATAATAATAGATTCTGGACCTCATGACACTACTGAATGACTATTGTACTTTTTAACTCTTTCGTTTTTTATAGATTTTGCCCTGAGCAGTACAGAGCCCAGTTCTTCACACAGCTTCAGTTCCCCAGATGCTGTCACATCAGCATCAGGGTCTTCATGGAAACACAGTCAACATGGTCAGCCAGGCTTCAGTGCTCAGAGGTTAGACTGTGGGATTGAGGTCTGATGCCACAATATGGCATGCATTTCCATCATTCACCCATGTGTTAGAGTGTTAAACTGCAGACGGATTTTATACCTGAtttgaaaaaaagtgaaacaatTTATTAGGTCAGAGTAAGTTTGACTAGCTGGAAAAGCACATTTACGAAACTACGATGAAGTAAGGTAAAAGGTAATCTTTACCTAATCCATACCAGTTTTCTATAATAGGTTAGTGGATCAGGCTCTTTTTTGTTGGTTCAAATAGCTCAGGGAAGTCCCACCTAGCACAGCTCGTCAACTACCTAAACCAGCATTCATAAaccattttacttttatttatttattattttatttttacaaaatttttgttttgtttcagagacagttacatttattatttttgctaacatttaattatttcgaATAAcctgcattttatgaatcatgcacaataagaccaataatactaaatgtaaaacataatgtCTTTAACTATGcaaattttgttttcatgttgacttcaagaCAATCACTTCGGTTGTTGAGTTTGGTATtggtattttttgtatgttttctctCATGTCTCTTACAGTATGCCtgccaatgctgcatttattaaatcaaaaacatataaaaaaaaaaaaaatgtgaaatattgttacaattaaaaaaaaaacctgatttctatttgaatttattttcaaatgtaatttattcctgtgaagtaaaactgtattttcttttcagCCTACTTCctccgtgtcacatgatcctccagaaatcattctgatacgctgatttcctgctcaacaattattattttcaatgctgAAACTAGTTgagctgcttaacatttttgtgtaaattatgataattatatatattgttttgatgagttcttatataaatataaagttataataataattatcatagaaactgataaatataaagttattataataacattataaagaAACTGATAAATAGGAATTGATAAATAAAGTTTGGGATGagttctttgataaatagaaagtttaaaagaacagtgttACAcattactgtcacctttgataaattatttttttttaaacaaaattatatttatttctttcaaaacgTTGTCTTAGTGACTCCAGacctttaaacagtagtgtaaataaCATAGTACTAATAACCATCTTAGTTGTCTTGTTTCTTTCCAGAAACATACAACCTCAAGTTCAGGCCTCGGACTCTTCCAGCAACTCCATCAGCATCAAATCAGAGCCCATCTCCCCTCCAAGAGAGCATGCCGGCCCCTCGCTGTACCACACCATCCACCCCAGGCCTCGGCCCAACTCCAGACAAGAAGTGGGCCGCTCTCCTGCTGAGAGCTTCAGCTCTTCTGGTAGTTCATATGAGGGCAGTGACCGTGAGGACCAGCGGCTGGACTCTCACACAGTTGCCGCATCATCAGGACAAAGTAGTCGATCATCACCAGAGGCCGAGTACCAGGAAGATCCCTCAGTCAAACGCATGCGCACAGAGAGCTGGGTAACTTAGGATggcttttttaaataacatttcagaTATGCAGACTGCTGCTGTAGTGCAACAAACATAAAGTGCTGCTTTAAAAGAGTCTCT
This genomic interval carries:
- the LOC113051991 gene encoding myocyte-specific enhancer factor 2A-like isoform X2 — protein: MGRKKIQITRIMDERNRQVTFTKRKFGLMKKAYELSVLCDCEIALIIFNRSNKLFQYASTDMDKVLLKYTEYNEPHESRTNSDIVEVLNKKEQRGCDSPDPEASYVLTTHAEEKYQKINEEFDNMMRNHKIPAALGQQSYSIPLTLPITNPTILSYSLDTPVSLSGTNVLSVSSNTPQSNNSTAVMDGMQDATLPNGVHSSYVANGFVGSSEGNRMGRVVLAKSQASSTGGHKPDLRVLIPPVCKRTVSSLQIENSQSSQSLTTPVVSMATPSLHPQGLVYSAMTSSFSTDFALSSTEPSSSHSFSSPDAVTSASGSSWKHSQHGQPGFSAQRNIQPQVQASDSSSNSISIKSEPISPPREHAGPSLYHTIHPRPRPNSRQEVGRSPAESFSSSGSSYEGSDREDQRLDSHTVAASSGQSSRSSPEAEYQEDPSVKRMRTESWVT
- the LOC113051991 gene encoding myocyte-specific enhancer factor 2A-like isoform X1, producing the protein MGRKKIQITRIMDERNRQVTFTKRKFGLMKKAYELSVLCDCEIALIIFNRSNKLFQYASTDMDKVLLKYTEYNEPHESRTNSDIVEVLNKKEQRGCDSPDPEASYVLTTHAEEKYQKINEEFDNMMRNHKIPAALGQQSYSIPLTLPITNPTILSYSLDTPVSLSGTNVLSVSSNTPQSNNSTAVMDGMQDATLPNGVHSSYVANGFVGSSEGNRMGRVVLAKSQASSTGGHKPDLRVLIPPVCKRTVSSLPQEEGKKHLQIENSQSSQSLTTPVVSMATPSLHPQGLVYSAMTSSFSTDFALSSTEPSSSHSFSSPDAVTSASGSSWKHSQHGQPGFSAQRNIQPQVQASDSSSNSISIKSEPISPPREHAGPSLYHTIHPRPRPNSRQEVGRSPAESFSSSGSSYEGSDREDQRLDSHTVAASSGQSSRSSPEAEYQEDPSVKRMRTESWVT